A part of Polyangia bacterium genomic DNA contains:
- a CDS encoding S1C family serine protease: MAANGAEEGFERHLAICDAAHAVAPGIDLALLKLDDERVFDTHGPLARALALPDIKDAVMAYGYPTGGSNLAITKGIVSRIEFAAYNRPVWGMRIQIDAAINHGNSGGPAVAGDKMIGLAFSSLGGTQNIGYIIPNEEIELFLADVADGTYGGKPGMYDDLQTLENPALRAFLRGCPRGKGRNNSAKCQAARHGTYHT, translated from the coding sequence TTGGCGGCGAACGGCGCTGAGGAAGGCTTCGAGAGACATCTGGCCATCTGCGATGCGGCGCATGCCGTCGCGCCTGGCATCGACCTCGCGCTCCTCAAACTCGACGACGAGCGCGTCTTCGACACACACGGACCTCTGGCTCGCGCGCTCGCTCTACCCGACATCAAGGACGCCGTCATGGCCTACGGTTACCCGACCGGCGGCTCGAACCTCGCGATCACGAAAGGCATCGTCTCGCGTATCGAGTTTGCTGCCTACAACCGGCCCGTCTGGGGCATGCGCATCCAGATCGACGCAGCCATCAATCACGGCAACAGCGGCGGTCCTGCCGTCGCGGGCGACAAGATGATCGGGCTCGCGTTCAGCTCGCTCGGCGGTACACAGAACATCGGCTACATCATCCCGAACGAAGAGATTGAACTCTTCTTGGCCGACGTTGCCGACGGGACGTACGGCGGCAAGCCCGGCATGTACGACGACCTCCAGACGCTTGAGAACCCCGCGTTGCGCGCTTTTCTCAGAGGCTGTCCTAGAGGAAAAGGCCGCAATAACTCAGCCAAATGCCAGGCGGCGCGTCATGGGACGTATCATACGTAG
- a CDS encoding helix-turn-helix domain-containing protein, whose translation MSNPAILSVSNGLKADQVTDQSQASSPPAPSSGEPDLPQFLSVIEVAAVLRVDRKTVHKLIASGDLPHVRLGRVIRIPVAVLHSLRKSA comes from the coding sequence ATGTCGAATCCTGCCATCCTTTCAGTGTCGAACGGGCTCAAGGCTGACCAGGTGACTGACCAGTCGCAGGCGTCTTCGCCGCCAGCACCTTCCAGCGGTGAGCCCGACTTGCCGCAATTTCTGAGCGTCATTGAGGTCGCCGCCGTCCTGCGCGTCGATCGCAAGACCGTCCACAAGCTGATCGCCTCCGGTGATCTGCCGCACGTCCGCCTCGGGCGCGTCATCCGCATTCCCGTCGCGGTGCTACACTCGCTGCGCAAGTCCGCGTGA
- a CDS encoding tyrosine-type recombinase/integrase translates to MAVYRDKRDGKWRYRKTIALPNGRTLRINGTPPISTKVAAEVAERKDVERALTSRDGPMEKEVPRFDTFAQEFLDKYVDVKNKPSEIGTKHSIFRHHLLPRFGSKKLDEIDAEAIAGYTSAALKNKKSPKTINNHLTVLRRTLAIAVKWGRLDHVPAIDWLKAPKPPFDFLDFSETTRLVDAAEGEWHTVILIALKTGMRQGELLALRWEDVDLVAGKLRITCSVSRGVITTPKSGKPREMPLSDAAVRALKAHRHLRGPLVFCDVEGQMLTKGACKWPLKRAYKRAGLREVGWHMLRHTFASHLVMRNVPLKAVQELLGHATIEMTMRYAHLSPDARRDAVGVLDLPAPDRTQAPDPADNRLTTAPVSRVSN, encoded by the coding sequence ATGGCGGTTTATCGCGACAAACGAGACGGAAAATGGCGCTACCGAAAGACGATCGCGCTCCCGAATGGGCGGACGCTCCGCATCAACGGCACACCACCGATCAGCACGAAGGTGGCGGCCGAGGTCGCGGAGCGGAAGGACGTCGAGCGCGCGCTGACGTCGCGGGACGGGCCGATGGAGAAGGAGGTGCCGCGCTTCGACACGTTCGCTCAGGAGTTCCTGGACAAGTACGTCGACGTGAAGAACAAGCCGTCGGAGATCGGCACGAAGCACTCGATCTTTCGCCATCACCTGCTGCCGAGGTTCGGCAGCAAGAAGCTGGACGAGATCGACGCGGAGGCCATCGCCGGCTACACGAGCGCCGCGCTCAAGAACAAGAAGTCACCCAAGACGATCAACAATCACCTCACGGTGCTGCGCCGAACGCTGGCCATCGCGGTGAAGTGGGGACGCCTCGACCACGTCCCGGCGATCGACTGGCTGAAGGCGCCCAAACCGCCCTTCGACTTCCTGGACTTCAGCGAGACCACACGACTGGTCGACGCGGCGGAGGGGGAATGGCATACGGTGATTCTGATCGCGCTCAAGACAGGGATGCGTCAGGGAGAGCTGCTCGCTCTCCGCTGGGAAGACGTCGACCTCGTCGCGGGCAAGCTCAGGATCACGTGCTCGGTCTCGAGGGGAGTGATCACGACGCCGAAGAGCGGGAAGCCACGCGAGATGCCGCTTTCAGATGCCGCCGTTCGGGCGCTGAAGGCTCATCGGCATCTGCGGGGGCCGCTGGTCTTCTGCGACGTGGAGGGGCAGATGCTCACCAAGGGGGCGTGCAAGTGGCCTCTGAAGCGAGCGTACAAGCGGGCGGGGCTGCGCGAGGTGGGGTGGCACATGCTGAGGCACACGTTCGCTTCACACCTCGTGATGCGAAACGTGCCGCTCAAGGCGGTCCAGGAACTGCTCGGTCACGCCACGATCGAGATGACGATGCGCTACGCACACCTCAGCCCGGATGCGCGCCGGGACGCGGTGGGCGTGCTCGATCTGCCCGCGCCGGATCGGACGCAGGCGCCCGATCCGGCTGACAACAGGCTGACAACGGCACCTGTCAGTCGCGTTAGCAATTGA
- a CDS encoding DEAD/DEAH box helicase: protein MQDAIAVMDSPAKGAEAYESLLQIAGRRTLHIPAEILVRSVLALPGEWDWPVRRAALEAILRRVASISTQEIAVVSGPRRDPWGRYVLGRADADGTLPYDVRLASLVPVRGSCDCADFLRGALGLCKHLLAVLEHLARRPRAFGQKVKTPMAPSRAGQIVWDATRAPPASTDPLEGLCLSRPHGNGHAAPAFPSAIAGLFHPTTAGNGSLKATHIADPEARMHLVRSLQAHARKAHASVDPAARAVLVEERTRLERLRRLRVAAPRIRQALGRAKRRLYSYQKEGIRRFLAEGRLVLADDMGLGKTTQAIVGAGALYDARVVRRGLLVVPASLKPQWEREWQAVSDAPLRLVEGGAEDRRSLYRSTQRGFLVTNYEQVVRDFDVITAWAPDLVVLDEAQRIKNWATKTALIVKRLKPDFRLVLTGTPMENRLEELASIVEWVDDRALEPKWRLVPWHSTYADGKQEVIGARNLDLLRKRLAPVLLRRVRSEVLSQLPVRQDTVIPVELTAEQREAHDDLNQPIAKLARIAQRRPLTQGEFLRLMSLLLTQRVIANGMAQLNFLSTWPAIRDRAPEPKLVESLAAPKLVEFRELVSNLVVTQKRKIVVFSQWRRMLELAAWSVSDLLLSAGGLRALFFTGQEGARRRTQNLVDFHDDPQTAILFLTDAGGVGLNLQKAANACVNLELPWNPAVLEQRIGRIHRLGQKRPIDVYNLVSRACIEERIAGLVAGKRALFKGLFDGTTDQIQFDRAGALGVVLERLGVEPAAGHAPAFVGTEAEDQPGVDAAAPAPTDGVEAMALADDDVVAQSPVTSSGQTERSEADAPSLPSAIGDAEESVGHMLRALSIKRSADGGIRIEAPSHAARALMSLFEGMARLLGTAMEPTAAVPTATESISQPIVASYPITASTGKHIGSL from the coding sequence ATGCAGGATGCAATCGCCGTCATGGATTCGCCCGCGAAAGGCGCTGAGGCGTACGAATCGCTTTTGCAGATCGCCGGTCGACGAACGCTGCACATTCCCGCCGAAATACTGGTGCGATCCGTGCTCGCGCTACCGGGAGAGTGGGATTGGCCGGTGCGGCGCGCGGCGCTGGAAGCGATCCTCCGCCGGGTCGCCTCGATCAGCACCCAAGAGATCGCCGTCGTCAGCGGACCGCGGCGCGACCCGTGGGGACGCTATGTCCTCGGGCGGGCGGACGCGGACGGGACGTTGCCGTATGACGTGAGGCTTGCTTCCTTGGTACCGGTGCGCGGCTCGTGCGACTGCGCCGACTTCCTGCGTGGCGCACTTGGCCTTTGCAAGCACCTGCTGGCCGTGCTGGAACACCTGGCAAGAAGGCCACGCGCTTTTGGCCAGAAGGTGAAAACACCAATGGCACCGTCGCGTGCCGGTCAGATCGTTTGGGACGCTACCCGCGCGCCGCCGGCATCGACCGATCCATTGGAAGGGCTTTGCCTTAGCCGGCCGCACGGCAACGGACACGCTGCCCCGGCGTTCCCTTCAGCGATTGCAGGCCTCTTTCACCCAACCACGGCCGGCAATGGGAGTCTGAAGGCGACTCACATCGCCGACCCCGAGGCTCGTATGCACCTTGTGCGCAGCTTGCAAGCGCACGCCCGCAAGGCGCATGCGTCCGTTGATCCCGCCGCACGCGCCGTACTGGTCGAAGAGAGGACGCGGCTCGAACGGTTGCGGCGCCTCCGCGTGGCAGCGCCCCGAATCCGGCAGGCCCTCGGCCGCGCCAAGCGGCGCCTCTATTCCTATCAGAAGGAAGGCATCAGGCGTTTTCTGGCCGAGGGGCGCTTGGTGCTCGCCGACGATATGGGACTTGGCAAGACCACGCAGGCTATCGTCGGAGCCGGCGCGCTATACGACGCCCGTGTTGTCCGCCGCGGGCTGCTGGTTGTGCCCGCGTCGTTGAAACCGCAATGGGAGCGCGAGTGGCAGGCGGTGTCCGATGCGCCCCTGCGCCTGGTGGAAGGAGGCGCTGAGGATCGGCGCTCGCTTTACCGGTCGACGCAGCGAGGTTTCCTGGTCACTAACTACGAACAGGTCGTGCGCGATTTCGACGTCATCACCGCCTGGGCGCCCGACCTGGTGGTGCTCGACGAGGCACAGCGAATAAAGAACTGGGCGACGAAGACCGCACTCATCGTCAAACGCCTCAAGCCCGACTTCCGATTGGTCCTGACTGGCACGCCAATGGAGAACCGACTCGAAGAGCTGGCCTCCATCGTCGAATGGGTAGACGACCGCGCGCTCGAACCAAAATGGCGACTGGTGCCGTGGCACAGCACGTACGCCGACGGCAAACAGGAGGTGATCGGGGCGCGAAACCTGGACCTGCTACGAAAGCGCCTTGCGCCCGTCTTGCTTCGCCGCGTGCGAAGCGAAGTGCTGTCCCAGCTTCCGGTACGACAGGACACCGTGATCCCCGTCGAGCTGACCGCCGAGCAGCGCGAAGCCCACGACGATCTCAACCAGCCCATCGCCAAGCTCGCCCGGATCGCGCAACGACGACCGCTCACCCAAGGCGAGTTCTTGCGGCTCATGTCGCTGCTGCTCACCCAGCGGGTGATCGCGAATGGCATGGCCCAGCTCAACTTCCTGTCGACCTGGCCGGCGATCCGCGACCGGGCCCCGGAACCCAAGCTCGTCGAGTCGCTCGCCGCCCCGAAGCTGGTCGAGTTTCGCGAGTTGGTCTCGAACCTGGTGGTCACCCAAAAGCGCAAGATCGTCGTCTTTAGCCAGTGGCGACGCATGTTGGAGCTTGCGGCATGGTCGGTGTCCGATCTGCTGCTTTCCGCAGGGGGGCTGCGGGCGTTGTTCTTCACGGGTCAGGAAGGGGCGCGCCGGCGCACGCAGAACCTGGTCGACTTTCACGACGATCCCCAAACCGCCATCCTCTTTCTCACCGACGCGGGCGGCGTTGGCCTGAATTTACAGAAAGCGGCGAACGCCTGCGTCAATCTCGAGCTCCCGTGGAACCCCGCCGTGCTCGAGCAGCGTATCGGGCGAATCCATCGTCTCGGCCAGAAGCGACCGATCGACGTCTACAACCTGGTCAGTCGGGCCTGCATCGAAGAGCGGATCGCCGGTCTTGTCGCCGGCAAACGCGCCCTGTTCAAGGGACTTTTCGACGGAACGACCGACCAGATCCAGTTCGATCGCGCAGGCGCCCTTGGTGTGGTCCTCGAACGGCTGGGGGTGGAGCCAGCCGCCGGGCACGCACCCGCGTTCGTCGGGACCGAGGCTGAAGATCAGCCCGGCGTCGACGCAGCCGCGCCGGCGCCAACCGATGGGGTGGAGGCGATGGCGTTGGCAGATGACGACGTCGTCGCACAATCGCCGGTGACCAGCAGCGGCCAGACCGAGAGGAGCGAGGCGGACGCGCCTTCGCTCCCTTCCGCCATCGGCGATGCCGAGGAGTCTGTCGGACACATGCTCAGAGCACTCAGCATCAAACGCAGCGCAGATGGTGGAATCCGGATTGAGGCGCCATCCCACGCAGCGCGCGCCCTGATGTCGTTGTTCGAAGGAATGGCGCGGCTCCTGGGCACCGCCATGGAGCCAACAGCCGCTGTCCCAACAGCGACAGAAAGCATATCCCAGCCGATCGTGGCGTCCTATCCGATCACCGCCTCCACCGGCAAGCACATAGGCAGTCTATGA
- a CDS encoding TIGR02679 family protein codes for MSTPPGERLLAVLGGPALAWVRARLRVRMERGSPLSGRITLPYPTPEQRSAVERLFGRLSRGQSLHVDLDELAAMLRAAELGDDLGAALIDIEGPIENRREQQAQVEAQWRAALDDAQRALGAASPWQAWLADVTAGGLLRRLTASDPDEGKALLTAAVAVLARLPAQAVPLAELAAQAVGDSHALDAGAPLATLVLRAIIMREGLALADNTELRRAAWAAAGVLADELSAPVLVLNLRADGTSATGRAFALAAETGEPYRLSTRQLLRDAPAFASIRGTAVFVCENPSVVAAAANRLGRRARPLLCTDGQPKTAMRLLLSQLRQAGVAIAYHGDFDWPGIQMANAMIRKFGATPWRMGTDDYRQAEGSAALTGTPVVPLWDVTLGEAMRQRGRGVHEEAVVDMLLRDLDPHAGGILIDTERPSWQ; via the coding sequence GTGAGCACACCACCCGGCGAACGGCTGCTGGCCGTGCTGGGAGGCCCGGCGCTGGCGTGGGTGCGGGCGCGACTGCGCGTCCGCATGGAGCGGGGATCCCCGCTGTCGGGACGGATCACGCTGCCATACCCGACGCCCGAACAGCGCAGCGCCGTCGAGCGACTGTTCGGCCGCCTGTCGCGCGGTCAGTCGCTGCACGTTGACCTTGACGAGCTGGCGGCGATGTTGCGAGCGGCCGAGCTGGGCGATGATCTCGGCGCGGCGCTGATCGACATCGAAGGTCCGATCGAAAACCGGCGTGAGCAGCAAGCGCAAGTCGAAGCCCAGTGGCGCGCCGCCCTGGACGACGCGCAACGCGCTCTGGGCGCCGCATCGCCATGGCAGGCGTGGCTGGCTGACGTCACCGCCGGCGGGCTGCTGCGCCGCCTGACCGCGAGCGATCCGGATGAGGGAAAGGCGCTACTGACCGCGGCCGTCGCGGTGCTCGCGCGCCTGCCGGCGCAGGCCGTCCCGCTGGCCGAGTTGGCGGCGCAGGCGGTTGGCGACAGCCACGCTCTCGATGCTGGTGCGCCGCTGGCCACGTTGGTTCTTCGCGCCATCATCATGCGCGAAGGGTTGGCGCTGGCTGACAACACCGAATTGCGACGCGCGGCCTGGGCGGCGGCCGGCGTGCTGGCCGACGAACTGTCCGCCCCGGTGCTGGTCCTGAATCTCCGCGCCGACGGCACCAGCGCCACCGGGCGCGCCTTCGCGCTGGCGGCGGAGACGGGCGAGCCCTACCGGCTGAGCACTCGCCAGCTTTTGCGTGATGCGCCGGCGTTTGCGTCCATCAGGGGCACCGCGGTCTTCGTCTGTGAAAATCCCAGCGTGGTCGCCGCTGCCGCCAACCGCCTGGGACGCCGGGCGCGTCCGCTGCTGTGCACGGACGGACAACCCAAGACCGCCATGCGCCTGCTTCTGTCGCAGCTGCGGCAAGCCGGCGTTGCCATCGCCTATCATGGCGACTTCGATTGGCCAGGCATCCAAATGGCCAACGCCATGATCCGGAAGTTCGGGGCGACGCCGTGGCGGATGGGAACCGACGACTATCGGCAGGCGGAAGGGAGCGCCGCCCTGACCGGTACCCCGGTTGTTCCATTGTGGGATGTGACGCTGGGCGAGGCGATGCGCCAGCGCGGCCGGGGCGTGCATGAGGAGGCTGTGGTCGACATGCTCTTGCGCGATCTGGACCCACACGCCGGCGGGATCTTGATAGACACCGAGCGACCTTCCTGGCAGTAA